The following are from one region of the Petrotoga mobilis SJ95 genome:
- a CDS encoding GNAT family N-acetyltransferase, translating into MADMLVKLYDLNYDEKVFTELKDSKITVRRAKAPEKFIVLNWIKKEFGDHWASECDVSFSNKPISCFIAVDEDKNKIIGFSCFDATSKNFFGPMGVDKNYRGKDIGKALLLIALKSMEESGYAYAIIGGVGPAKFYEKVANATLIENSEPGFYKGILKN; encoded by the coding sequence ATGGCAGATATGCTTGTGAAACTTTACGATTTGAATTACGATGAGAAGGTATTTACTGAATTAAAAGATTCAAAAATAACAGTACGGAGAGCAAAGGCACCTGAAAAATTTATCGTTTTGAATTGGATCAAAAAAGAATTTGGTGATCACTGGGCAAGCGAATGCGATGTATCTTTTTCTAACAAACCTATCAGTTGTTTCATAGCTGTAGACGAAGATAAGAACAAAATTATTGGTTTTTCTTGTTTTGATGCTACAAGCAAAAATTTCTTTGGTCCAATGGGTGTAGACAAAAATTACCGAGGAAAAGATATTGGTAAAGCGTTACTTTTAATAGCGCTAAAGAGCATGGAAGAAAGTGGTTATGCATATGCCATAATCGGAGGAGTTGGTCCTGCTAAATTTTACGAAAAAGTGGCAAACGCTACATTGATAGAAAATTCTGAACCAGGATTCTATAAAGGGATTTTGAAAAATTAA
- a CDS encoding ABC transporter substrate-binding protein, producing MKKAFVVFLLLASLVMGSALFAQVTQIPREEAVYVAGFQWGPPTTDNPLAGGPMTFVSDPRQHIWIYETLFTWDALNGKYVPILGESYKWVDELRLEVKVNPKAYFHDGEPVTADDVVYSYKLGQKYPLGLQIWEWLKDVYKVDNHTVIFEMKPDNPNRLMVEDALGATFILPEHIWSKVEAENNYDLTKIRQFRNENPVGSGPYKVFYESPETIILVRVDNYWGNEALHGGKKPAAKYIVHPIFKSNDEGSLAFENGEVDVSQQFTPRIWEMWEKKGLPVGTWYDEIPYHMPATMPSLWFNVNKYPLSLPEVRKAIAYSVNYARISELAMSNYSPKVQASLIMPYGGEAKYFDENLVKQYGWEYNPKEAIRILEEDLGATKGKDGIYVLPDGTRLGPFTVECPYGWTDWNASLQIVAQGARAVGIDIQTSFPDAPIAYDNRQTGNFDMTMWAPSQPGPAQPWLRFQIALYSKGVPPVGQIAYSNFGRYKNEWADQLIDMIPKVTDEKELKNLYTELDQLYREDIPMFPLMYRPQTFYEYNETYWTGWANAKNPYAPPMPLVGAGMEMLWHLEPAK from the coding sequence ATGAAAAAAGCGTTTGTTGTGTTTCTTTTATTGGCAAGTTTGGTTATGGGAAGCGCGTTATTCGCTCAAGTAACCCAAATCCCCAGAGAAGAAGCAGTGTATGTCGCAGGTTTTCAGTGGGGACCACCAACAACGGATAATCCGCTTGCAGGTGGGCCAATGACGTTCGTTTCTGATCCTAGACAACATATTTGGATATATGAAACATTATTCACATGGGATGCCCTCAATGGAAAGTATGTTCCTATTTTGGGAGAATCCTATAAGTGGGTTGATGAACTAAGATTAGAGGTAAAAGTAAATCCAAAAGCGTATTTCCACGATGGAGAACCCGTTACTGCAGATGATGTTGTATATTCCTACAAATTAGGGCAAAAATATCCACTAGGTCTTCAGATTTGGGAATGGTTGAAAGATGTTTACAAGGTAGATAACCACACTGTAATCTTCGAGATGAAACCAGATAATCCAAACAGATTGATGGTAGAAGACGCACTTGGAGCTACCTTCATTCTTCCAGAACATATTTGGTCTAAGGTTGAAGCAGAAAATAATTATGATTTGACCAAAATCAGACAGTTTAGAAATGAAAATCCTGTAGGCTCTGGTCCATACAAAGTTTTTTATGAAAGTCCAGAAACTATTATTTTAGTAAGAGTAGATAATTATTGGGGAAACGAAGCTTTACACGGTGGGAAAAAACCCGCAGCTAAATACATAGTGCATCCTATTTTCAAAAGTAATGACGAAGGTAGTTTGGCCTTTGAAAATGGTGAAGTAGACGTTTCTCAGCAATTCACTCCAAGAATATGGGAAATGTGGGAAAAGAAAGGGCTTCCTGTTGGTACATGGTACGACGAGATCCCTTATCATATGCCTGCAACAATGCCTTCGTTGTGGTTTAACGTGAACAAATATCCTCTCAGTTTGCCTGAAGTTAGAAAAGCTATTGCATATTCGGTAAATTACGCAAGAATTTCCGAACTTGCCATGTCTAATTATTCTCCTAAGGTTCAAGCCAGTCTTATAATGCCCTACGGTGGTGAAGCAAAATACTTCGATGAAAACTTGGTAAAACAATACGGTTGGGAATACAATCCGAAAGAAGCTATAAGGATATTAGAAGAAGATTTGGGAGCAACAAAAGGTAAAGATGGAATATATGTTCTTCCTGATGGAACAAGACTTGGCCCATTTACCGTAGAATGCCCATACGGTTGGACAGACTGGAATGCTTCTTTACAAATCGTGGCACAAGGAGCAAGAGCAGTAGGTATAGACATCCAAACATCTTTCCCTGATGCACCTATAGCTTATGATAACAGACAAACAGGTAACTTCGATATGACGATGTGGGCACCTTCACAACCTGGACCTGCTCAACCCTGGTTGAGATTCCAAATAGCTCTTTATTCAAAAGGTGTTCCCCCAGTTGGACAAATCGCATACAGTAACTTCGGAAGATATAAAAATGAATGGGCTGACCAACTCATCGATATGATTCCAAAAGTTACCGACGAAAAAGAATTAAAGAATCTCTATACAGAGTTAGATCAACTATACAGAGAAGATATACCGATGTTCCCGTTAATGTATAGACCTCAAACATTTTACGAATACAATGAAACTTACTGGACAGGTTGGGCAAACGCAAAAAATCCTTATGCACCACCGATGCCTTTGGTAGGTGCAGGGATGGAAATGTTGTGGCATTTAGAACCTGCTAAATAA
- a CDS encoding ABC transporter permease, producing the protein MKGFTRYFFQKLFWYLIAFFLALFLNFFLPRLIPGDPISVIVSKMMSGTVASETQERVYQSFVEEFGLDKPLPIQFFNYIGNVFRGDLGTSFSLYPLSVNEVLGNAIVWTISLQFPAIIVGWILGNLLGAAAAYRKGVFDKTIFPVALFVNSIPYYALAIILLYFFGVYLGWFPIGGGYSRTLLPSWSWAFVIDVLHHYFLPFISIVLVTIGGQAIGMREMSIYELNTDYVTYSKMLGIKDKKIQSYVFKNAVLPQITGLAISLGTMVGGALITEIVFGYPGVGTWLFNGIRQLDYPMIQGSTLIIAMMVLIANFILDMVYGLIDPRIKAAQTEEG; encoded by the coding sequence GTGAAAGGATTTACGAGGTATTTTTTTCAAAAGCTTTTTTGGTATCTAATAGCTTTTTTCTTGGCTTTATTTTTGAATTTTTTCTTACCAAGACTCATTCCAGGAGATCCTATTTCAGTTATAGTAAGTAAAATGATGTCTGGAACCGTAGCAAGTGAGACGCAGGAAAGGGTTTATCAATCTTTTGTCGAAGAGTTTGGATTGGATAAACCTTTACCTATCCAGTTTTTCAACTACATAGGAAATGTTTTTAGAGGTGATTTAGGAACGTCGTTCAGTTTGTACCCCCTTTCTGTTAATGAAGTTTTGGGAAACGCTATTGTATGGACTATTTCTTTACAATTTCCGGCAATAATTGTAGGTTGGATATTAGGAAACTTACTGGGAGCCGCTGCTGCTTACAGAAAAGGGGTTTTCGACAAAACTATTTTTCCAGTGGCACTATTCGTTAATTCTATCCCTTATTATGCTTTGGCAATCATATTACTATACTTTTTTGGAGTTTACCTGGGATGGTTCCCAATTGGCGGTGGTTACAGCAGAACATTGCTCCCTTCTTGGAGTTGGGCTTTTGTAATTGATGTCTTACACCATTACTTTTTACCCTTTATTTCGATTGTTTTAGTAACAATAGGGGGACAAGCCATAGGTATGAGAGAGATGTCAATATATGAATTAAATACAGATTATGTTACCTACAGTAAGATGTTAGGTATCAAAGATAAGAAGATTCAAAGCTATGTCTTCAAAAATGCAGTTCTTCCTCAAATAACAGGACTTGCAATAAGTTTAGGTACAATGGTAGGGGGAGCTCTGATCACTGAGATAGTCTTTGGATACCCCGGAGTGGGAACGTGGCTATTCAACGGAATAAGACAGCTAGATTATCCGATGATCCAAGGTTCAACCCTTATAATAGCGATGATGGTTTTAATTGCTAATTTTATTTTGGATATGGTCTATGGACTAATAGATCCTAGAATTAAAGCTGCGCAAACGGAGGAGGGTTAA
- a CDS encoding ABC transporter permease, whose amino-acid sequence MNTIKLLLKSPKFLIGFGLFMFLFLTAFIYPAVSPKDPLEMVGFMYEPPSSTYLLGTDNFGRDVFVELIHGMKSSLIIGLISGVIATTIGITIGLFAGYKGGTTDNILNSITNIFLVIPPFIILILITVSLKSRSLFVMGLVLGVTSWPWTARAVRAQSLSLRNREHVDIARLNGASTVEIIIREIMPYILSYIFMAFILQVATGILNEAGISMLGLGPSNIVSLGTMLSWALLFESVRSGAWWAFIPPAITIALITFSLYFMNSGMDELFNPKLRS is encoded by the coding sequence ATGAATACAATAAAATTACTTTTGAAATCTCCAAAATTTTTAATAGGATTTGGCCTATTTATGTTTTTATTCTTAACTGCCTTCATATACCCTGCTGTTTCACCAAAAGATCCATTGGAGATGGTTGGATTTATGTACGAGCCCCCTTCCTCAACTTACTTGTTGGGAACAGATAACTTTGGAAGAGATGTATTTGTAGAGCTTATTCACGGAATGAAATCCTCGTTGATTATAGGATTAATTTCAGGTGTTATTGCAACAACAATAGGTATAACTATAGGCCTTTTTGCTGGCTACAAAGGAGGAACCACTGATAACATATTAAATTCAATAACTAATATATTTTTAGTTATACCTCCATTCATAATACTGATATTGATTACGGTTAGTTTAAAAAGTAGGTCCTTGTTTGTTATGGGATTAGTATTAGGAGTAACCTCTTGGCCATGGACTGCTCGTGCGGTCAGGGCGCAATCACTCAGTTTAAGAAATAGGGAACATGTTGATATAGCCAGGTTAAACGGTGCCAGTACTGTAGAAATTATAATACGCGAAATAATGCCTTATATCTTATCTTATATATTCATGGCATTTATACTCCAAGTTGCCACTGGTATTTTAAACGAAGCAGGAATAAGTATGTTAGGACTGGGTCCAAGTAATATAGTTTCACTCGGTACAATGCTTTCATGGGCACTATTATTTGAGTCTGTTAGATCAGGTGCCTGGTGGGCTTTTATACCTCCAGCTATAACCATAGCTTTAATCACTTTTTCGCTATATTTTATGAATTCGGGGATGGATGAATTATTCAATCCCAAACTTAGGAGTTGA
- a CDS encoding ABC transporter ATP-binding protein: MRLESKKVILEVNNLKTYYQTRLGEKIKAVNSVSFNLYEGEILGIAGESGCGKSTLAMSLSGLFLSPLKYESGSVFLNNENIMQKKENELRSNILGKKYSYIPQSAMNALNPTLKIKNFVIDLLKEHNPNMTEKEILNLAKERFESLSLPPRVLNLYPLELSGGMKQRVVVAISTIMNPEVVVADEPTSALDVTSQKIVIKLIKELFDKKIVKSIIFITHELPILRHICDRIAVMYAGEFVEIGNMKDVIFDPIHPYSQALMQSILVPEKGIKGKKLPSLPGSPPDLRKIPKGCRFADRCPLAIEDCKKENVTLTKVGERSVRCIRINHILTQGKRVTPYV, from the coding sequence ATGAGATTGGAATCTAAAAAGGTTATTTTAGAAGTTAACAATCTTAAAACCTACTATCAAACAAGGTTAGGAGAAAAAATAAAGGCGGTTAACAGCGTTTCGTTTAACCTATATGAAGGAGAAATCTTGGGAATAGCAGGTGAATCAGGTTGTGGTAAATCTACTTTAGCAATGAGTTTGTCAGGCTTATTTTTATCCCCTTTGAAATACGAAAGTGGATCAGTGTTTTTAAACAACGAAAATATCATGCAAAAAAAAGAAAATGAGTTGAGAAGTAATATACTGGGGAAAAAATATTCGTATATCCCTCAAAGTGCTATGAACGCCTTGAATCCAACACTAAAAATCAAAAATTTTGTTATAGATCTACTGAAAGAACACAATCCTAATATGACAGAAAAAGAGATTTTAAATTTGGCAAAAGAACGTTTTGAATCTCTTTCTTTGCCCCCAAGAGTTTTAAACCTCTACCCTTTAGAACTTAGCGGTGGTATGAAACAAAGGGTAGTTGTCGCAATCTCTACAATCATGAACCCAGAAGTTGTAGTAGCAGATGAACCAACTTCTGCATTGGACGTAACCTCACAAAAAATAGTAATAAAATTAATTAAAGAACTTTTTGATAAAAAAATAGTAAAAAGTATAATTTTTATAACTCACGAATTACCCATATTAAGACATATATGTGACCGTATCGCTGTAATGTACGCCGGAGAATTTGTAGAGATAGGAAACATGAAAGATGTAATCTTCGATCCTATTCATCCTTACTCACAAGCATTAATGCAGTCTATTTTAGTCCCTGAAAAAGGTATAAAAGGTAAAAAACTACCAAGTCTTCCTGGGTCACCACCTGATTTAAGGAAAATTCCAAAAGGATGTAGGTTCGCTGATAGATGCCCCTTGGCAATTGAAGATTGTAAAAAAGAAAATGTCACTTTAACTAAAGTAGGAGAAAGATCTGTTAGATGCATCAGAATAAACCATATCTTAACACAAGGGAAGAGGGTGACACCGTATGTCTAA
- a CDS encoding ABC transporter ATP-binding protein codes for MSNLSNEDIVKVENLTKIFGSGKKAVKAVDNVTFSIKKGEIVSLVGQSGSGKTTVTRLLLRLLKETEGKIIFEGQDITGLTGKEKKLYWKKVQAIFQDPYASFNIFAPVKKVLIDAFKLFDNSFTKQEKMAKVYEALESVNLRPEEVADKYPFELSGGQRQRIMIARAHLIKPKLLLADEPTSMIDANLRSGILELLLGLRDTEGTTIMFVTHDLGLAYYVSDRLFIMHEGKIVESGDADKVITHPEHPYTKQLMMDVPKLSEEWVLK; via the coding sequence ATGTCTAATCTCTCAAATGAAGATATAGTAAAAGTAGAAAATTTGACCAAAATATTTGGAAGTGGGAAAAAAGCTGTTAAAGCTGTAGATAACGTTACTTTTTCTATAAAAAAAGGGGAAATCGTCTCTCTTGTTGGACAAAGTGGAAGCGGAAAAACAACGGTAACTAGACTATTACTCAGGTTGTTAAAAGAAACAGAAGGCAAAATTATTTTTGAAGGTCAGGATATAACAGGTTTAACAGGGAAAGAAAAAAAGCTTTACTGGAAAAAAGTTCAAGCAATATTTCAAGATCCATACGCCTCGTTTAATATATTTGCCCCGGTAAAAAAAGTTTTAATTGATGCTTTCAAGTTATTTGACAACAGCTTTACCAAACAAGAAAAAATGGCAAAGGTTTACGAAGCTTTGGAATCAGTTAATCTAAGACCTGAAGAAGTAGCAGATAAATATCCTTTTGAATTAAGTGGTGGTCAAAGGCAAAGGATAATGATAGCAAGGGCTCATTTGATAAAACCAAAATTACTCTTAGCTGACGAACCAACTTCTATGATCGATGCAAACTTAAGATCGGGAATTTTGGAGTTATTGTTAGGTTTAAGGGATACGGAAGGTACAACTATCATGTTCGTAACTCACGACCTTGGTTTGGCTTACTACGTCAGTGATAGACTTTTCATCATGCATGAAGGGAAAATAGTAGAAAGCGGAGATGCTGATAAAGTAATAACACACCCTGAGCACCCATATACAAAACAACTAATGATGGATGTACCAAAACTATCTGAAGAATGGGTTTTAAAATAA
- a CDS encoding GH1 family beta-glucosidase → MSEKVFPKDFMWGAATASYQIEGSPLADGAGPSIWHRFSHTPGNTYNGDTGDLADDHYNRYKEDIALMKELGLKAYRFSISWSRIFPNGKGKINEKGVDFYNRLVDELLKANITPFVTLYHWDLPAALQDLGGWTNRDIAYWYTDYADYMFQRLGDRVKNWITLNEPWVMAFVGHFMGEHAPGMKDLYAAFSVVNNQLRAHSKTVKAFREENVKEGKIGITLSNTSHDPATDSQEDIDAARLAHEWTNYPLFLNPIYNGEYPSGIKEHASVFLPHNYENDLEEIKEKIDFVGINYYSGDLVKLDTKSFLGGKTVERGLPKTEMGWEIYPEGFYKILKGVQEEYNPKEVYVTENGAAFDDSVVNQEVHDENRIDYLKQHLEQALRAIQNGVTLKGYFVWSLLDNFEWALGYSKRFGIVYVDYKTQKRIIKDSGKWYSQVIKNNSFNF, encoded by the coding sequence ATGTCTGAAAAAGTTTTTCCAAAGGATTTCATGTGGGGAGCAGCTACTGCATCTTACCAAATAGAAGGTTCTCCTTTAGCAGATGGAGCTGGTCCTTCGATTTGGCATAGGTTTTCTCATACACCTGGAAACACATATAATGGAGATACTGGAGATCTGGCAGACGATCATTATAACAGGTACAAAGAAGATATTGCTTTGATGAAAGAGTTAGGATTAAAAGCGTACAGGTTTTCTATATCTTGGTCAAGAATTTTCCCAAATGGTAAAGGTAAAATCAACGAAAAAGGTGTTGATTTTTACAATAGATTGGTTGATGAATTACTCAAGGCAAATATAACCCCTTTTGTTACGTTGTATCATTGGGATTTACCTGCAGCTTTACAAGATCTGGGGGGTTGGACAAACAGAGACATCGCTTATTGGTATACCGATTACGCTGACTACATGTTTCAAAGATTGGGGGACAGAGTAAAAAATTGGATTACTTTAAACGAACCCTGGGTAATGGCTTTTGTTGGACATTTTATGGGTGAACATGCACCTGGAATGAAAGATCTTTATGCCGCTTTCTCAGTTGTTAACAACCAGTTGCGAGCTCATTCAAAAACGGTTAAAGCGTTCAGAGAAGAAAACGTAAAAGAAGGGAAAATCGGAATTACTTTATCAAATACTTCTCACGATCCAGCTACGGATTCACAAGAAGATATAGATGCTGCACGGTTGGCACACGAATGGACAAATTATCCATTGTTTTTGAATCCAATATACAATGGTGAATATCCAAGCGGGATAAAAGAACATGCTTCTGTGTTTTTACCCCATAATTACGAAAATGATTTGGAAGAAATAAAAGAAAAAATCGATTTTGTAGGCATTAATTATTACTCTGGAGATCTTGTCAAGCTCGATACAAAATCATTCTTAGGTGGAAAAACCGTTGAAAGAGGTCTTCCAAAAACTGAAATGGGATGGGAGATCTACCCTGAAGGTTTCTACAAAATACTAAAAGGGGTTCAAGAAGAGTACAATCCAAAAGAAGTGTATGTCACTGAAAATGGGGCTGCTTTTGACGACAGCGTAGTAAACCAAGAGGTACACGATGAAAATAGAATAGATTACTTAAAGCAGCATCTTGAACAAGCGTTAAGAGCTATTCAAAATGGAGTTACGCTCAAAGGATACTTCGTTTGGTCTTTATTAGACAATTTTGAATGGGCATTGGGCTATTCAAAGAGGTTTGGAATAGTGTACGTTGATTACAAAACTCAAAAAAGGATCATAAAAGACAGCGGTAAATGGTATTCACAGGTTATTAAGAATAATTCTTTTAATTTCTAA
- a CDS encoding methyl-accepting chemotaxis protein yields MKSRSIGKRIISIVIIIFILFGLSIIFNTTSLTKSNAGLESYKNLSDQVNNITEVETAFFEASLNFKDYIDNYEKNFENAFRGNLSKIESYMNNLLDTTEESTSLVYINESLNTYGSNFDQIVQLNFQANTFLSEYNKLSELLIQQLNDFNTLTKQYSVLAFSLLSEDPVVTVQNINEEVKKYFSSKSSSDKNNVLNIFSTFKDNLAFVEFGLTNDELKNAFSELMENLNNLESTFNQIVTTIESQQPIIGQMEQARVEIINLLEEQRNKLKVQQDTLGPSLIEENNQAITLTAILTVVAFIVSIIMVIYLIRSITKPLLDFKNKINQFKEGDLTINFESKSKDEIGQMANALSEMSKELRRSMGSIRQASDKVENASESLTQSSQESRKNSEELKNQMDKIQTSTEETAGNVEEVTSGVDEVARAAQGVSQDAQRLSEEADETSKAAEEGSKTIESISQAVKEAVERTKESQKEVETLASNAKNVQSIVETINSITEQTNLLALNAAIEAARAGEAGRGFAVVADEIRKLAEESRNATDEISEILTNITQGTNKVNESTNKVVGTIGEINEKMENVQKSFNRIKERIERMDQGIENMTASAEEQSASAQEMSTAMDRVAKAVTEISEQLERSRSVIDEQVKQGIGINEEAKELSELATELKGLVGSFKI; encoded by the coding sequence ATGAAATCAAGATCCATTGGTAAAAGAATAATAAGTATAGTAATAATCATATTCATATTGTTCGGCCTTTCTATAATTTTTAATACCACTTCTCTTACCAAATCAAATGCTGGTTTGGAATCTTATAAAAATTTGTCAGACCAAGTTAATAATATAACAGAAGTAGAAACAGCATTTTTTGAAGCTTCTTTGAATTTTAAAGATTATATAGATAATTACGAAAAGAATTTTGAAAACGCCTTTAGAGGAAATTTATCTAAAATAGAATCATATATGAATAATTTGCTTGACACCACAGAAGAATCTACTTCTTTAGTTTATATTAATGAATCTTTAAATACATATGGATCTAATTTCGATCAAATTGTACAATTAAATTTTCAGGCTAATACTTTTCTTTCGGAATACAATAAGCTAAGCGAATTACTTATTCAACAACTAAATGATTTCAATACTTTAACTAAACAATATAGTGTTTTGGCTTTTTCACTATTATCAGAAGATCCTGTTGTAACAGTGCAAAATATCAATGAAGAAGTTAAAAAATATTTCTCTTCTAAATCTTCAAGCGATAAAAACAATGTATTAAATATATTCTCAACCTTTAAAGACAATTTAGCTTTTGTAGAATTTGGATTAACCAACGATGAACTTAAAAATGCTTTTTCTGAGCTAATGGAAAACCTCAACAATTTAGAAAGCACCTTCAACCAAATAGTCACAACGATAGAATCCCAACAACCCATAATCGGGCAGATGGAACAAGCAAGGGTAGAGATAATAAACCTGTTAGAAGAACAAAGAAATAAATTAAAGGTTCAGCAAGACACGTTAGGTCCATCACTCATAGAAGAAAACAATCAAGCAATAACCTTGACAGCCATCCTAACCGTAGTAGCCTTCATAGTATCGATAATCATGGTCATCTATCTAATAAGGAGTATAACGAAACCACTGTTAGACTTCAAAAATAAGATAAACCAATTCAAAGAAGGAGACCTAACGATAAACTTTGAAAGTAAAAGCAAAGACGAAATAGGACAGATGGCGAACGCCCTATCAGAAATGAGTAAAGAATTAAGAAGATCCATGGGGTCAATAAGGCAGGCATCGGACAAAGTAGAAAACGCATCAGAAAGTCTAACACAATCATCACAAGAAAGTAGGAAGAACTCAGAAGAACTCAAAAACCAGATGGACAAGATACAAACAAGTACGGAAGAAACGGCAGGAAACGTAGAAGAAGTGACCTCAGGTGTAGACGAAGTAGCAAGGGCAGCACAAGGTGTATCCCAAGACGCACAAAGACTAAGTGAAGAAGCAGATGAAACAAGTAAAGCTGCAGAAGAAGGAAGCAAAACGATAGAAAGTATAAGTCAAGCTGTGAAAGAAGCGGTAGAAAGGACGAAAGAAAGTCAAAAAGAAGTAGAAACACTCGCAAGCAACGCCAAGAACGTACAAAGTATAGTAGAAACGATAAACTCGATAACGGAACAAACGAACCTGTTGGCACTAAACGCAGCGATAGAAGCGGCAAGGGCAGGGGAAGCGGGAAGAGGATTTGCAGTTGTAGCGGATGAGATAAGGAAGTTAGCGGAAGAATCAAGGAATGCAACGGATGAAATATCCGAAATACTAACCAACATAACGCAAGGAACGAACAAAGTAAACGAATCGACGAACAAGGTAGTAGGAACGATAGGAGAAATAAACGAAAAGATGGAGAATGTACAGAAAAGTTTCAATCGTATAAAAGAAAGGATAGAAAGGATGGACCAAGGGATAGAAAACATGACGGCAAGTGCAGAGGAACAAAGTGCGAGTGCACAAGAGATGAGCACAGCGATGGACAGGGTAGCGAAAGCTGTGACAGAAATAAGTGAACAACTAGAAAGGTCAAGAAGTGTAATAGACGAACAAGTAAAACAAGGGATAGGGATAAACGAAGAAGCGAAAGAGCTGAGTGAGTTAGCCACAGAGTTAAAAGGATTAGTTGGAAGTTTTAAAATATAA